The Amaranthus tricolor cultivar Red isolate AtriRed21 chromosome 6, ASM2621246v1, whole genome shotgun sequence genome has a segment encoding these proteins:
- the LOC130815929 gene encoding protein FRIGIDA-ESSENTIAL 1-like isoform X1: MRLKKFPKHIWFRDNSRKPSMASSDSHRCSEEEEEEYEEVEEEEEYEEVEEEVEEEVEEEEEDPEEVEEDPEEIEEDPDEVEEEDPEEVLEEEVEEEVEDEYEDVEEYEEIEEEIEVELTDEDTMVEAEVDGDGNGVAKSSDPGISVTYPGDCKVVENLSDAAITVAKSCDANVVEKSSDSGIAVTKSCIDRGAAEGDGKVVENLSDAAITVTKSGDANVVEKLSDSGIAATKFSIDKGAAEGDGAGVDGAKSDFAVPLVIDNADGSNDVESKGISRYISVMQSKGSILHDINADGGGSSPEVQNGNGKEISSVDDRSSKSPKIFKHISGPSNDKFDAVKDEHDHVEQVTVISSVKHGSTPNTVSGQFVKTADVEQAKLLSVETDLHSPSRQDMDLRESRSWFPQVKRRSLSPGAEGEGGNKRPAIRCEYFVKGWCIKGSSCRFLHKTDHGNLVEEGILPEKSEFRSDRGSGDDAVESELLIDNQPGPLMQNVNDCKADPTAGKGIQKEREEDIKSRQYEQMDKVLFADRTISSSRVSIDSHKSSSGKDGFRSAATLRGIEANIFNKNHTFDDHGLSAAESSMLHHNVFPRYGSSSREYGVSYDTNSISRLVEESAAMRRRYSLDVQSSVPSYYTSSWKSTLLQNSPFFSKSDSEKYKTTFTPYNWEPSVPFRSSFFIPPVNGSDVQYDPFRDIEQPERASLKHSSYGQTQDIQSVSGQNLLECDIRSQISAFDKSYSGHDKAVPAVEAESAANSASEAQNKSMTEEENPMVPGSIKALLKASRSNNEGKSKGQRDLKVDNGRLGNELDDEESKAIRCFRAALIEYVKELMRPIWHEGLLSKDVYKVIVQKAEDKILSTLQPTEVPNSTDSIKQYLSSSRSKIWKLIQAYVDKYGRY; encoded by the exons ATGAGATTGAAAAAATTTCCCAAACACATTTGGTTTAGGGATAATTCACGAAAGCCGTCAATGGCTTCCTCCGATTCTCATCGCTGCAGcgaagaagaggaggaagagtacgaagaggttgaagaagaggaagagtacgaagaagtagaggaagaagtcgaagaagaagttgaagaagaggaagaagatccGGAAGAGGTTGAAGAAGATCCGgaggagattgaagaagatccggatgaggttgaagaagaagatccGGAGGAGGTTCTTGAGGAGGAAGTAGAAGAAGAGGTTGAAGACGAATATGAAGACGTTGAAGAATATGAAGAAATTGAGGAAGAAATAGAAGTAGAATTAACTGATGAAGATACTATGGTGGAGGCTGAGGTTGACGGCGATGGAAATGGAGTCGCAAAATCAAGTGACCCTGGTATCAGTGTCACATATCCCGGCGATTGTAAAGTAGTCGAAAATTTGAGTGATGCTGCTATCACTGTCGCGAAATCCTGTGATGCAAATGTAGTTGAGAAATCGAGTGATTCTGGTATCGCTGTCACGAAGTCCTGCATTGATAGAGGAGCAGCGGAGGGGGATGGTAAAGTAGTCGAGAATTTGAGTGATGCTGCTATCACTGTTACGAAATCCGGTGATGCAAATGTAGTCGAGAAATTGAGTGATTCTGGTATCGCTGCCACGAAGTTCAGCATTGATAAAGGAGCAGCGGAGGGGGATGGTGCCGGCGTTGACGGTGCCAAATCTGATTTTGCAGTCCCTCTTGTTATCGACAATGCCG ATGGTAGCAATGATGTAGAATCAAAGGGCATATCAAGATATATAAGTGTTATGCAGTCTAAGGGAAGTATTCTTCATGATATCAATGCTGACGGTGGAGGCTCATCCCCTGAAGTGCAGAATGGAAACGGAAAAGAGATCAGTTCAGTAGATGATAGAAGTTCTAAATCTCCAAAAATCTTTAAACATATTTCTGGCCCTTCTAATGATAAATTTGATGCAGTGAAAGATGAACATGACCATGTAGAACAAGTGACTGTGATTTCCTCAGTTAAACATGGTTCTACTCCCAATACTGTGAGTGGTCAATTTGTTAAGACTGCTGATGTTGAGCAGGCTAAGCTCCTGTCAGTTGAGACTGACCTTCATTCTCCCTCAAGACAAGATATGGATCTAAGGGAATCAAG ATCTTGGTTTCCCCAAGTGAAACGAAGGAGCTTGTCACCTGGGGCTGAAGGCGAGGGTGGAAATAAACGACCTGCAATTCGTTGCGAGTATTTTGTTAAAGGTTGGTGTATTAAAGGAAGTTCATGTAGATTTCTTCATAAGACAGATCATGGAAATCTAGTAGAGGAAGGTATACTGCCAGAAAAAAGTGAGTTTCGGTCGGATAGAG GTTCTGGAGATGATGCTGTGGAGTCAGAGTTACTTATTGACAACCAACCAGGTCCCCTGATGCAAAATGTTAATGATTGTAAGGCTGATCCAACAGCAGGAAAGGGCATTCAAAAGGAACGTGAAGAAGACATAAAGTCTCGCCAATATGAACAAATGGACAAGGTTCTGTTTGCAGATAGAACAATATCATCTTCTCGTGTTTCTATTGATTCCCACAAGTCATCTTCTGGAAAAGATGGTTTCAGATCCGCTGCAACACTTAGAGGGATAGAAGCGAATATATTCAACAAAAATCACACATTTGATGATCATGGCTTGTCAGCTGCTGAAAGTTCTATGCTGCACCATAATGTTTTCCCTAGGTACGGATCTTCGTCGAGGGAATATGGTGTTTCATATGATACCAATTCTATCTCGAGGCTAGTAGAGGAATCAGCTGCTATGCGTAGGCGCTATTCGCTGGATGTTCAGAGTTCTGTGCCATCCTACTATACGTCGAGCTGGAAAAGTACTTTACTGCAGAACTCCCCCTTTTTCTCGAAATCAGATTCAGAAAAGTATAAGACGACATTTACTCCTTATAACTGGGAGCCATCTGTCCCTTTCCGATCTTCCTTTTTTATTCCTCCAGTAAATGGATCAGATGTTCAATATGATCCGTTTCGTGACATTGAACAACCTGAACGTGCATCCTTGAAGCATTCTTCTTATGGTCAGACTCAAGATATACAAAGCGTCTCTGGGCAAAACCTTCTTGAGTGTGATATAAGATCACAAATTAGTGCTTTTGATAAGAGCTACAGTGGCCATGACAAAGCTGTCCCTGCAGTTGAGGCAGAGTCTGCTGCAAATTCTGCTAGTGAAGCTCAAAATAAAAGCATGACTGAAGAGGAGAACCCTATGGTTCCTGGAAGTATCAAAGCTCTACTCAAAGCAAGTAGAAGTAACAATGAAGGAAAATCTAAAGGACAAAGGGACTTAAAGGTAGATAATGGACGGCTAGGCAATGAATTAGACGATGAAGAATCTAAAGCAATCAGGTGTTTTCGTGCTGCTCTCATTGAATATGTGAAAGAGTTGATGAGACCAATATGGCATGAAGGCCTCTTGTCTAAGGATGTATATAAAGTAATAGTTCAAAAGGCTGAGGATAAAATACTGAGCACTTTACAACCGACGGAAGTGCCAAATTCGACAGATTCTATTAAACAATATCTGTCCTCATCCCGTTCTAAAATTTGGAAACTCATTCAG GCTTACGTTGACAAATATGGCAGATATTAG
- the LOC130815929 gene encoding zinc finger CCCH domain-containing protein 38-like isoform X4, with amino-acid sequence MRLKKFPKHIWFRDNSRKPSMASSDSHRCSEEEEEEYEEVEEEEEYEEVEEEVEEEVEEEEEDPEEVEEDPEEIEEDPDEVEEEDPEEVLEEEVEEEVEDEYEDVEEYEEIEEEIEVELTDEDTMVEAEVDGDGNGVAKSSDPGISVTYPGDCKVVENLSDAAITVAKSCDANVVEKSSDSGIAVTKSCIDRGAAEGDGKVVENLSDAAITVTKSGDANVVEKLSDSGIAATKFSIDKGAAEGDGAGVDGAKSDFAVPLVIDNADGSNDVESKGISRYISVMQSKGSILHDINADGGGSSPEVQNGNGKEISSVDDRSSKSPKIFKHISGPSNDKFDAVKDEHDHVEQVTVISSVKHGSTPNTVSGQFVKTADVEQAKLLSVETDLHSPSRQDMDLRESRSWFPQVKRRSLSPGAEGEGGNKRPAIRCEYFVKGSGDDAVESELLIDNQPGPLMQNVNDCKADPTAGKGIQKEREEDIKSRQYEQMDKVLFADRTISSSRVSIDSHKSSSGKDGFRSAATLRGIEANIFNKNHTFDDHGLSAAESSMLHHNVFPRYGSSSREYGVSYDTNSISRLVEESAAMRRRYSLDVQSSVPSYYTSSWKSTLLQNSPFFSKSDSEKYKTTFTPYNWEPSVPFRSSFFIPPVNGSDVQYDPFRDIEQPERASLKHSSYGQTQDIQSVSGQNLLECDIRSQISAFDKSYSGHDKAVPAVEAESAANSASEAQNKSMTEEENPMVPGSIKALLKASRSNNEGKSKGQRDLKVDNGRLGNELDDEESKAIRCFRAALIEYVKELMRPIWHEGLLSKDVYKVIVQKAEDKILSTLQPTEVPNSTDSIKQYLSSSRSKIWKLIQAYVDKYGRY; translated from the exons ATGAGATTGAAAAAATTTCCCAAACACATTTGGTTTAGGGATAATTCACGAAAGCCGTCAATGGCTTCCTCCGATTCTCATCGCTGCAGcgaagaagaggaggaagagtacgaagaggttgaagaagaggaagagtacgaagaagtagaggaagaagtcgaagaagaagttgaagaagaggaagaagatccGGAAGAGGTTGAAGAAGATCCGgaggagattgaagaagatccggatgaggttgaagaagaagatccGGAGGAGGTTCTTGAGGAGGAAGTAGAAGAAGAGGTTGAAGACGAATATGAAGACGTTGAAGAATATGAAGAAATTGAGGAAGAAATAGAAGTAGAATTAACTGATGAAGATACTATGGTGGAGGCTGAGGTTGACGGCGATGGAAATGGAGTCGCAAAATCAAGTGACCCTGGTATCAGTGTCACATATCCCGGCGATTGTAAAGTAGTCGAAAATTTGAGTGATGCTGCTATCACTGTCGCGAAATCCTGTGATGCAAATGTAGTTGAGAAATCGAGTGATTCTGGTATCGCTGTCACGAAGTCCTGCATTGATAGAGGAGCAGCGGAGGGGGATGGTAAAGTAGTCGAGAATTTGAGTGATGCTGCTATCACTGTTACGAAATCCGGTGATGCAAATGTAGTCGAGAAATTGAGTGATTCTGGTATCGCTGCCACGAAGTTCAGCATTGATAAAGGAGCAGCGGAGGGGGATGGTGCCGGCGTTGACGGTGCCAAATCTGATTTTGCAGTCCCTCTTGTTATCGACAATGCCG ATGGTAGCAATGATGTAGAATCAAAGGGCATATCAAGATATATAAGTGTTATGCAGTCTAAGGGAAGTATTCTTCATGATATCAATGCTGACGGTGGAGGCTCATCCCCTGAAGTGCAGAATGGAAACGGAAAAGAGATCAGTTCAGTAGATGATAGAAGTTCTAAATCTCCAAAAATCTTTAAACATATTTCTGGCCCTTCTAATGATAAATTTGATGCAGTGAAAGATGAACATGACCATGTAGAACAAGTGACTGTGATTTCCTCAGTTAAACATGGTTCTACTCCCAATACTGTGAGTGGTCAATTTGTTAAGACTGCTGATGTTGAGCAGGCTAAGCTCCTGTCAGTTGAGACTGACCTTCATTCTCCCTCAAGACAAGATATGGATCTAAGGGAATCAAG ATCTTGGTTTCCCCAAGTGAAACGAAGGAGCTTGTCACCTGGGGCTGAAGGCGAGGGTGGAAATAAACGACCTGCAATTCGTTGCGAGTATTTTGTTAAAG GTTCTGGAGATGATGCTGTGGAGTCAGAGTTACTTATTGACAACCAACCAGGTCCCCTGATGCAAAATGTTAATGATTGTAAGGCTGATCCAACAGCAGGAAAGGGCATTCAAAAGGAACGTGAAGAAGACATAAAGTCTCGCCAATATGAACAAATGGACAAGGTTCTGTTTGCAGATAGAACAATATCATCTTCTCGTGTTTCTATTGATTCCCACAAGTCATCTTCTGGAAAAGATGGTTTCAGATCCGCTGCAACACTTAGAGGGATAGAAGCGAATATATTCAACAAAAATCACACATTTGATGATCATGGCTTGTCAGCTGCTGAAAGTTCTATGCTGCACCATAATGTTTTCCCTAGGTACGGATCTTCGTCGAGGGAATATGGTGTTTCATATGATACCAATTCTATCTCGAGGCTAGTAGAGGAATCAGCTGCTATGCGTAGGCGCTATTCGCTGGATGTTCAGAGTTCTGTGCCATCCTACTATACGTCGAGCTGGAAAAGTACTTTACTGCAGAACTCCCCCTTTTTCTCGAAATCAGATTCAGAAAAGTATAAGACGACATTTACTCCTTATAACTGGGAGCCATCTGTCCCTTTCCGATCTTCCTTTTTTATTCCTCCAGTAAATGGATCAGATGTTCAATATGATCCGTTTCGTGACATTGAACAACCTGAACGTGCATCCTTGAAGCATTCTTCTTATGGTCAGACTCAAGATATACAAAGCGTCTCTGGGCAAAACCTTCTTGAGTGTGATATAAGATCACAAATTAGTGCTTTTGATAAGAGCTACAGTGGCCATGACAAAGCTGTCCCTGCAGTTGAGGCAGAGTCTGCTGCAAATTCTGCTAGTGAAGCTCAAAATAAAAGCATGACTGAAGAGGAGAACCCTATGGTTCCTGGAAGTATCAAAGCTCTACTCAAAGCAAGTAGAAGTAACAATGAAGGAAAATCTAAAGGACAAAGGGACTTAAAGGTAGATAATGGACGGCTAGGCAATGAATTAGACGATGAAGAATCTAAAGCAATCAGGTGTTTTCGTGCTGCTCTCATTGAATATGTGAAAGAGTTGATGAGACCAATATGGCATGAAGGCCTCTTGTCTAAGGATGTATATAAAGTAATAGTTCAAAAGGCTGAGGATAAAATACTGAGCACTTTACAACCGACGGAAGTGCCAAATTCGACAGATTCTATTAAACAATATCTGTCCTCATCCCGTTCTAAAATTTGGAAACTCATTCAG GCTTACGTTGACAAATATGGCAGATATTAG
- the LOC130815929 gene encoding protein FRIGIDA-ESSENTIAL 1-like isoform X2, with translation MRLKKFPKHIWFRDNSRKPSMASSDSHRCSEEEEEEYEEVEEEEEYEEVEEEVEEEVEEEEEDPEEVEEDPEEIEEDPDEVEEEDPEEVLEEEVEEEVEDEYEDVEEYEEIEEEIEVELTDEDTMVEAEVDGDGNGVAKSSDPGISVTYPGDCKVVENLSDAAITVAKSCDANVVEKSSDSGIAVTKSCIDRGAAEGDGKVVENLSDAAITVTKSGDANVVEKLSDSGIAATKFSIDKGAAEGDGAGVDGAKSDFAVPLVIDNADGSNDVESKGISRYISVMQSKGSILHDINADGGGSSPEVQNGNGKEISSVDDRSSKSPKIFKHISGPSNDKFDAVKDEHDHVEQVTVISSVKHGSTPNTVSGQFVKTADVEQAKLLSVETDLHSPSRQDMDLRESRSWFPQVKRRSLSPGAEGEGGNKRPAIRCEYFVKGWCIKGSSCRFLHKTDHGNLVEEGILPEKSSGDDAVESELLIDNQPGPLMQNVNDCKADPTAGKGIQKEREEDIKSRQYEQMDKVLFADRTISSSRVSIDSHKSSSGKDGFRSAATLRGIEANIFNKNHTFDDHGLSAAESSMLHHNVFPRYGSSSREYGVSYDTNSISRLVEESAAMRRRYSLDVQSSVPSYYTSSWKSTLLQNSPFFSKSDSEKYKTTFTPYNWEPSVPFRSSFFIPPVNGSDVQYDPFRDIEQPERASLKHSSYGQTQDIQSVSGQNLLECDIRSQISAFDKSYSGHDKAVPAVEAESAANSASEAQNKSMTEEENPMVPGSIKALLKASRSNNEGKSKGQRDLKVDNGRLGNELDDEESKAIRCFRAALIEYVKELMRPIWHEGLLSKDVYKVIVQKAEDKILSTLQPTEVPNSTDSIKQYLSSSRSKIWKLIQAYVDKYGRY, from the exons ATGAGATTGAAAAAATTTCCCAAACACATTTGGTTTAGGGATAATTCACGAAAGCCGTCAATGGCTTCCTCCGATTCTCATCGCTGCAGcgaagaagaggaggaagagtacgaagaggttgaagaagaggaagagtacgaagaagtagaggaagaagtcgaagaagaagttgaagaagaggaagaagatccGGAAGAGGTTGAAGAAGATCCGgaggagattgaagaagatccggatgaggttgaagaagaagatccGGAGGAGGTTCTTGAGGAGGAAGTAGAAGAAGAGGTTGAAGACGAATATGAAGACGTTGAAGAATATGAAGAAATTGAGGAAGAAATAGAAGTAGAATTAACTGATGAAGATACTATGGTGGAGGCTGAGGTTGACGGCGATGGAAATGGAGTCGCAAAATCAAGTGACCCTGGTATCAGTGTCACATATCCCGGCGATTGTAAAGTAGTCGAAAATTTGAGTGATGCTGCTATCACTGTCGCGAAATCCTGTGATGCAAATGTAGTTGAGAAATCGAGTGATTCTGGTATCGCTGTCACGAAGTCCTGCATTGATAGAGGAGCAGCGGAGGGGGATGGTAAAGTAGTCGAGAATTTGAGTGATGCTGCTATCACTGTTACGAAATCCGGTGATGCAAATGTAGTCGAGAAATTGAGTGATTCTGGTATCGCTGCCACGAAGTTCAGCATTGATAAAGGAGCAGCGGAGGGGGATGGTGCCGGCGTTGACGGTGCCAAATCTGATTTTGCAGTCCCTCTTGTTATCGACAATGCCG ATGGTAGCAATGATGTAGAATCAAAGGGCATATCAAGATATATAAGTGTTATGCAGTCTAAGGGAAGTATTCTTCATGATATCAATGCTGACGGTGGAGGCTCATCCCCTGAAGTGCAGAATGGAAACGGAAAAGAGATCAGTTCAGTAGATGATAGAAGTTCTAAATCTCCAAAAATCTTTAAACATATTTCTGGCCCTTCTAATGATAAATTTGATGCAGTGAAAGATGAACATGACCATGTAGAACAAGTGACTGTGATTTCCTCAGTTAAACATGGTTCTACTCCCAATACTGTGAGTGGTCAATTTGTTAAGACTGCTGATGTTGAGCAGGCTAAGCTCCTGTCAGTTGAGACTGACCTTCATTCTCCCTCAAGACAAGATATGGATCTAAGGGAATCAAG ATCTTGGTTTCCCCAAGTGAAACGAAGGAGCTTGTCACCTGGGGCTGAAGGCGAGGGTGGAAATAAACGACCTGCAATTCGTTGCGAGTATTTTGTTAAAGGTTGGTGTATTAAAGGAAGTTCATGTAGATTTCTTCATAAGACAGATCATGGAAATCTAGTAGAGGAAGGTATACTGCCAGAAAAAA GTTCTGGAGATGATGCTGTGGAGTCAGAGTTACTTATTGACAACCAACCAGGTCCCCTGATGCAAAATGTTAATGATTGTAAGGCTGATCCAACAGCAGGAAAGGGCATTCAAAAGGAACGTGAAGAAGACATAAAGTCTCGCCAATATGAACAAATGGACAAGGTTCTGTTTGCAGATAGAACAATATCATCTTCTCGTGTTTCTATTGATTCCCACAAGTCATCTTCTGGAAAAGATGGTTTCAGATCCGCTGCAACACTTAGAGGGATAGAAGCGAATATATTCAACAAAAATCACACATTTGATGATCATGGCTTGTCAGCTGCTGAAAGTTCTATGCTGCACCATAATGTTTTCCCTAGGTACGGATCTTCGTCGAGGGAATATGGTGTTTCATATGATACCAATTCTATCTCGAGGCTAGTAGAGGAATCAGCTGCTATGCGTAGGCGCTATTCGCTGGATGTTCAGAGTTCTGTGCCATCCTACTATACGTCGAGCTGGAAAAGTACTTTACTGCAGAACTCCCCCTTTTTCTCGAAATCAGATTCAGAAAAGTATAAGACGACATTTACTCCTTATAACTGGGAGCCATCTGTCCCTTTCCGATCTTCCTTTTTTATTCCTCCAGTAAATGGATCAGATGTTCAATATGATCCGTTTCGTGACATTGAACAACCTGAACGTGCATCCTTGAAGCATTCTTCTTATGGTCAGACTCAAGATATACAAAGCGTCTCTGGGCAAAACCTTCTTGAGTGTGATATAAGATCACAAATTAGTGCTTTTGATAAGAGCTACAGTGGCCATGACAAAGCTGTCCCTGCAGTTGAGGCAGAGTCTGCTGCAAATTCTGCTAGTGAAGCTCAAAATAAAAGCATGACTGAAGAGGAGAACCCTATGGTTCCTGGAAGTATCAAAGCTCTACTCAAAGCAAGTAGAAGTAACAATGAAGGAAAATCTAAAGGACAAAGGGACTTAAAGGTAGATAATGGACGGCTAGGCAATGAATTAGACGATGAAGAATCTAAAGCAATCAGGTGTTTTCGTGCTGCTCTCATTGAATATGTGAAAGAGTTGATGAGACCAATATGGCATGAAGGCCTCTTGTCTAAGGATGTATATAAAGTAATAGTTCAAAAGGCTGAGGATAAAATACTGAGCACTTTACAACCGACGGAAGTGCCAAATTCGACAGATTCTATTAAACAATATCTGTCCTCATCCCGTTCTAAAATTTGGAAACTCATTCAG GCTTACGTTGACAAATATGGCAGATATTAG
- the LOC130815929 gene encoding protein FRIGIDA-ESSENTIAL 1-like isoform X3: protein MRLKKFPKHIWFRDNSRKPSMASSDSHRCSEEEEEEYEEVEEEEEYEEVEEEVEEEVEEEEEDPEEVEEDPEEIEEDPDEVEEEDPEEVLEEEVEEEVEDEYEDVEEYEEIEEEIEVELTDEDTMVEAEVDGDGNGVAKSSDPGISVTYPGDCKVVENLSDAAITVAKSCDANVVEKSSDSGIAVTKSCIDRGAAEGDGKVVENLSDAAITVTKSGDANVVEKLSDSGIAATKFSIDKGAAEGDGAGVDGAKSDFAVPLVIDNADGSNDVESKGISRYISVMQSKGSILHDINADGGGSSPEVQNGNGKEIMKDEHDHVEQVTVISSVKHGSTPNTVSGQFVKTADVEQAKLLSVETDLHSPSRQDMDLRESRSWFPQVKRRSLSPGAEGEGGNKRPAIRCEYFVKGWCIKGSSCRFLHKTDHGNLVEEGILPEKSEFRSDRGSGDDAVESELLIDNQPGPLMQNVNDCKADPTAGKGIQKEREEDIKSRQYEQMDKVLFADRTISSSRVSIDSHKSSSGKDGFRSAATLRGIEANIFNKNHTFDDHGLSAAESSMLHHNVFPRYGSSSREYGVSYDTNSISRLVEESAAMRRRYSLDVQSSVPSYYTSSWKSTLLQNSPFFSKSDSEKYKTTFTPYNWEPSVPFRSSFFIPPVNGSDVQYDPFRDIEQPERASLKHSSYGQTQDIQSVSGQNLLECDIRSQISAFDKSYSGHDKAVPAVEAESAANSASEAQNKSMTEEENPMVPGSIKALLKASRSNNEGKSKGQRDLKVDNGRLGNELDDEESKAIRCFRAALIEYVKELMRPIWHEGLLSKDVYKVIVQKAEDKILSTLQPTEVPNSTDSIKQYLSSSRSKIWKLIQAYVDKYGRY from the exons ATGAGATTGAAAAAATTTCCCAAACACATTTGGTTTAGGGATAATTCACGAAAGCCGTCAATGGCTTCCTCCGATTCTCATCGCTGCAGcgaagaagaggaggaagagtacgaagaggttgaagaagaggaagagtacgaagaagtagaggaagaagtcgaagaagaagttgaagaagaggaagaagatccGGAAGAGGTTGAAGAAGATCCGgaggagattgaagaagatccggatgaggttgaagaagaagatccGGAGGAGGTTCTTGAGGAGGAAGTAGAAGAAGAGGTTGAAGACGAATATGAAGACGTTGAAGAATATGAAGAAATTGAGGAAGAAATAGAAGTAGAATTAACTGATGAAGATACTATGGTGGAGGCTGAGGTTGACGGCGATGGAAATGGAGTCGCAAAATCAAGTGACCCTGGTATCAGTGTCACATATCCCGGCGATTGTAAAGTAGTCGAAAATTTGAGTGATGCTGCTATCACTGTCGCGAAATCCTGTGATGCAAATGTAGTTGAGAAATCGAGTGATTCTGGTATCGCTGTCACGAAGTCCTGCATTGATAGAGGAGCAGCGGAGGGGGATGGTAAAGTAGTCGAGAATTTGAGTGATGCTGCTATCACTGTTACGAAATCCGGTGATGCAAATGTAGTCGAGAAATTGAGTGATTCTGGTATCGCTGCCACGAAGTTCAGCATTGATAAAGGAGCAGCGGAGGGGGATGGTGCCGGCGTTGACGGTGCCAAATCTGATTTTGCAGTCCCTCTTGTTATCGACAATGCCG ATGGTAGCAATGATGTAGAATCAAAGGGCATATCAAGATATATAAGTGTTATGCAGTCTAAGGGAAGTATTCTTCATGATATCAATGCTGACGGTGGAGGCTCATCCCCTGAAGTGCAGAATGGAAACGGAAAAGAGATCA TGAAAGATGAACATGACCATGTAGAACAAGTGACTGTGATTTCCTCAGTTAAACATGGTTCTACTCCCAATACTGTGAGTGGTCAATTTGTTAAGACTGCTGATGTTGAGCAGGCTAAGCTCCTGTCAGTTGAGACTGACCTTCATTCTCCCTCAAGACAAGATATGGATCTAAGGGAATCAAG ATCTTGGTTTCCCCAAGTGAAACGAAGGAGCTTGTCACCTGGGGCTGAAGGCGAGGGTGGAAATAAACGACCTGCAATTCGTTGCGAGTATTTTGTTAAAGGTTGGTGTATTAAAGGAAGTTCATGTAGATTTCTTCATAAGACAGATCATGGAAATCTAGTAGAGGAAGGTATACTGCCAGAAAAAAGTGAGTTTCGGTCGGATAGAG GTTCTGGAGATGATGCTGTGGAGTCAGAGTTACTTATTGACAACCAACCAGGTCCCCTGATGCAAAATGTTAATGATTGTAAGGCTGATCCAACAGCAGGAAAGGGCATTCAAAAGGAACGTGAAGAAGACATAAAGTCTCGCCAATATGAACAAATGGACAAGGTTCTGTTTGCAGATAGAACAATATCATCTTCTCGTGTTTCTATTGATTCCCACAAGTCATCTTCTGGAAAAGATGGTTTCAGATCCGCTGCAACACTTAGAGGGATAGAAGCGAATATATTCAACAAAAATCACACATTTGATGATCATGGCTTGTCAGCTGCTGAAAGTTCTATGCTGCACCATAATGTTTTCCCTAGGTACGGATCTTCGTCGAGGGAATATGGTGTTTCATATGATACCAATTCTATCTCGAGGCTAGTAGAGGAATCAGCTGCTATGCGTAGGCGCTATTCGCTGGATGTTCAGAGTTCTGTGCCATCCTACTATACGTCGAGCTGGAAAAGTACTTTACTGCAGAACTCCCCCTTTTTCTCGAAATCAGATTCAGAAAAGTATAAGACGACATTTACTCCTTATAACTGGGAGCCATCTGTCCCTTTCCGATCTTCCTTTTTTATTCCTCCAGTAAATGGATCAGATGTTCAATATGATCCGTTTCGTGACATTGAACAACCTGAACGTGCATCCTTGAAGCATTCTTCTTATGGTCAGACTCAAGATATACAAAGCGTCTCTGGGCAAAACCTTCTTGAGTGTGATATAAGATCACAAATTAGTGCTTTTGATAAGAGCTACAGTGGCCATGACAAAGCTGTCCCTGCAGTTGAGGCAGAGTCTGCTGCAAATTCTGCTAGTGAAGCTCAAAATAAAAGCATGACTGAAGAGGAGAACCCTATGGTTCCTGGAAGTATCAAAGCTCTACTCAAAGCAAGTAGAAGTAACAATGAAGGAAAATCTAAAGGACAAAGGGACTTAAAGGTAGATAATGGACGGCTAGGCAATGAATTAGACGATGAAGAATCTAAAGCAATCAGGTGTTTTCGTGCTGCTCTCATTGAATATGTGAAAGAGTTGATGAGACCAATATGGCATGAAGGCCTCTTGTCTAAGGATGTATATAAAGTAATAGTTCAAAAGGCTGAGGATAAAATACTGAGCACTTTACAACCGACGGAAGTGCCAAATTCGACAGATTCTATTAAACAATATCTGTCCTCATCCCGTTCTAAAATTTGGAAACTCATTCAG GCTTACGTTGACAAATATGGCAGATATTAG